A window of the Capricornis sumatraensis isolate serow.1 chromosome 9, serow.2, whole genome shotgun sequence genome harbors these coding sequences:
- the LOC138085457 gene encoding olfactory receptor 7A17-like, whose translation MEPGNETQISEFLLLGLSKKTELQPLIFGLFLSMYLITVIGNLLIILAVSSDPHLHTPMYFFLSNLSFVDVCFTSTTIPKMLKNIQTENKVITYEGCITQIHFFMLFATVEIFLLTVMAYDRFVAICHPLHYTIIMNPRVCGLLALMSWMMSVLNSLLQSLMVLWLSFCTDLEIPHFFCEITQVVQLACSDTFLNNIVLYFATMLLGSVSLTGILYSYSKIASSIRRISSAQGKYKAFSSCASHLSVVSLFYCTALGVYLSSGTTHSSQSSATASVMYTVVTPMLNPFIYSLRNKDIRRALRRIIGMAVLYGPIVLGLEKYP comes from the coding sequence ATGGAACCAGGGAATGAGACACAAATTTCAGAATTTCTCCTTCTGGGATTATCAAAGAAGACAGAACTGCAGCCCCTCATATTTGGACTTTTCCTCTCCATGTACCTGATCACTGTGATTGGAAACCTGCTCATCATCCTGGCTGTCAGCTCagacccccacctccacacccccatgtacttcttcctctccaacctcTCCTTTGTAGACGTCTGCTTCACTTCTACCACCATCCCAAAGATGCTGAAGAATATACAGACAGAGAACAAAGTAATAACCTATGAAGGCTGCATCACCCAGATACACTTTTTCATGCTCTTTGCCACAGTGGAAATCTTCCTCCTGaccgtgatggcctatgaccgcttcgTGGCCATCTGTCATCCTCTGCACTACACAATCATCATGAATCCCCGGGTCTGTGGACTGCTGGCTCTGATGTCCTGGATGATGAGTGTCCTGAATTCCTTGTTACAAAGCTTAATGGTGTTGTGGCTGTCCTTCTGTACAGACTTGGAAATCCCCCACTTTTTCTGTGAGATTACTCAAGTGGTCCAACTTGCCTGTTCTGACACCTTTCTTAATAACATTGTGCTGTATTTTGCAACTATGCTGCTAGGCAGTGTTTCCCTCACTGGTATCCTCTATTCTTACTCTAAGATAGCTTCCTCCATACGAAGAATCTCATCTGCTCAGGGGAAGTATAAAGCATTTTCTTCCTGTGCATCTCACCTCTCAGTTGTCTCCTTATTTTACTGTACAGCCTTAGGAGTGTATCTTAGCTCTGGTACTACCCACAGCTCACAGTCAAGTGCTACAGCCTCGGTGATGTACACTGTGGTCacacccatgctgaaccccttcaTCTACAGTCTGAGGAACAAAGACATAAGGAGGGCTCTGAGAAGAATCATTGGGATGGCAGTTCTATATGGGCCAATTGTCCTGGGGCTGGAGAAGTACCCATGA